The Sediminitomix flava genome contains the following window.
AGCGGTATTTGAATTTATAGAGAGTTGGTTTAACCACCAAAGAGGATATTTTAACCTAGGGTATTTGAGCCCTGAGGAATTTTATATGAAACATATTCAAAAATGTGCTTATCTTTTTGTCCAGTAAATCCATGCAACACCAGTGACCTCTGTTAACGTCGATGTTTTTAATTTCCAAT
Protein-coding sequences here:
- a CDS encoding IS3 family transposase → MSKGNCWNNVMTECFFLTLKLELVDHHVFHSHQQPRIAVFEFIESWFNHQRGYFNLGYLSPEEFYMKHIQKCAYLFVQ